In Pedobacter heparinus DSM 2366, the following are encoded in one genomic region:
- a CDS encoding DUF1553 domain-containing protein, whose protein sequence is MTSQKKIFIASVFIITAALILFSLFTAEKQIDFNADVKPILNKKCISCHGGVKQQAGFSVLFRAEALGNTKSGKPAIIPGHPEQSEFIKRLKSDDPEERMPYKHPALDASEIDILTAWVKQGAKWGDHWAYLPVKPAEVPEVNNEWLRNDLDKFIYAKLEEKHLKPSPQADRATLLRRVSLDLIGIYPSEKLAQDYLNSKDETKAYEVLVDSLLASPHYGERWASMWLDIARYADTKGYESDPNRNIWAYRDWVIRAFNKDMPYNQFITEQIAGDLMPDPTDAQYIATAFSRNTPTNDEGGTNNEEFRTAAVLDRVNATWEGLMSTTFSCVQCHSHPYDPFKHDEYYKFMSYFNNTRDEDVIAEYPLLKQFDDSLTKELNKLTSWVKTVSSAQEAKKIRLFLKTGQPAINSTTADNLQDAVIGNNNIALYFRNNAIARLKHVDLDGAAQLIFRYKSPEPGGRISLHIDAPDGPLLTSLSLDTTAAYRNAYAGFKKQKGIHDVYIRYANPTLGNPEELVVFFDWFHFSAPFPGKGKPGYAAYKKTFDDLLNARVPTTPVMIENPAAMQRQNYVFERGAWTAKGKTVQVGVPAALAYAMPENAPANRTGLAMWLTDKRNPLVSRTMVNRLWEQLYGTGLVETLEDMGTQGMAPTHQELLDYMAWQLMYKYNWSIKKMLKQLVMAATYRQDSKVSDELKEKDLFNKYYARAPRVRLSAEQIRDQCLTISGVLSPKMYGPPVMPWQPEGIWFSPYNRAKWKKSEGSDQYRRGIYTYWKRTAPYPSAIAFDAASRVACSPRRIRTNTPLQALVTLNDSAYVDMARHFVVRMQHTGEKNASLKIAKGYSMMLYKPIPQNRLKIFEALYDKALLAFKKDAASASAFMGDKQKPVRPEDAALVLVANAMLNLDEVVTKN, encoded by the coding sequence ATGACGTCTCAGAAAAAAATATTTATTGCATCGGTTTTTATCATAACAGCAGCCCTTATCCTTTTTTCTTTGTTTACTGCTGAAAAACAGATAGATTTTAATGCAGATGTAAAACCAATCCTCAATAAGAAGTGTATTTCCTGTCATGGCGGGGTAAAGCAGCAGGCTGGGTTCAGTGTCCTGTTCAGAGCTGAGGCCCTGGGCAATACCAAAAGTGGAAAGCCTGCAATTATTCCCGGCCATCCCGAACAAAGCGAGTTCATCAAACGCCTGAAGTCTGATGATCCGGAGGAAAGGATGCCTTATAAACATCCGGCACTTGATGCCTCCGAGATAGACATCTTAACTGCCTGGGTGAAACAGGGCGCAAAATGGGGCGACCATTGGGCTTACCTGCCTGTAAAGCCTGCAGAAGTGCCGGAAGTAAACAATGAATGGCTGCGCAACGATCTGGATAAATTTATCTATGCCAAACTGGAAGAAAAACATCTTAAACCTTCCCCCCAGGCAGACCGGGCCACATTGCTCAGACGTGTAAGCCTGGACCTGATTGGTATATACCCCTCAGAAAAACTGGCACAGGATTATTTAAACAGTAAAGATGAGACCAAAGCATATGAGGTACTGGTAGATTCCTTACTGGCCTCCCCGCATTATGGCGAACGCTGGGCTTCCATGTGGCTGGATATTGCCAGATATGCAGATACCAAAGGCTATGAATCGGATCCCAACAGAAATATCTGGGCCTATCGTGATTGGGTAATCAGGGCCTTTAATAAAGATATGCCCTACAATCAATTTATCACTGAGCAGATTGCCGGCGACCTGATGCCGGACCCTACAGATGCCCAGTATATTGCCACTGCCTTTAGCCGGAACACACCAACCAATGATGAAGGCGGTACCAATAATGAAGAATTTAGAACAGCTGCCGTACTAGACCGGGTAAATGCCACCTGGGAGGGGTTGATGAGTACTACTTTTTCCTGTGTGCAATGCCATAGCCATCCTTACGATCCCTTTAAGCACGATGAATATTACAAGTTCATGTCGTATTTTAACAATACCCGTGATGAGGATGTGATTGCCGAATATCCATTGCTGAAGCAGTTTGATGATTCGCTTACCAAGGAGCTCAATAAACTGACCAGCTGGGTAAAAACGGTGTCCTCAGCGCAGGAAGCAAAAAAGATCAGGCTGTTCCTGAAAACCGGGCAGCCCGCTATCAACTCTACCACCGCCGATAACCTGCAGGATGCTGTGATCGGTAACAACAACATTGCCCTGTACTTCCGGAACAATGCCATAGCACGGCTAAAACATGTAGACCTGGACGGGGCCGCGCAGCTCATCTTCAGGTATAAATCTCCTGAGCCCGGTGGCAGGATAAGCCTGCACATTGATGCACCTGATGGTCCGCTCCTCACTTCATTGTCATTAGACACAACTGCTGCATACCGAAATGCCTATGCAGGCTTTAAAAAGCAGAAGGGGATACACGACGTGTATATCAGGTATGCCAACCCAACACTGGGCAATCCCGAAGAACTGGTCGTCTTTTTTGACTGGTTCCATTTCTCCGCCCCATTTCCAGGGAAAGGGAAACCTGGGTATGCAGCTTATAAAAAGACTTTTGACGACCTGTTAAATGCCCGTGTACCTACCACTCCTGTAATGATCGAAAATCCTGCGGCCATGCAAAGGCAAAACTATGTATTTGAACGTGGGGCCTGGACTGCAAAAGGAAAAACCGTGCAGGTGGGTGTACCTGCTGCCCTGGCTTACGCCATGCCAGAAAATGCCCCTGCAAACCGTACAGGACTGGCCATGTGGCTGACAGACAAGCGCAATCCTCTGGTGTCAAGAACAATGGTAAACCGACTTTGGGAACAATTGTATGGTACCGGCCTGGTCGAAACCTTAGAAGATATGGGCACCCAGGGCATGGCGCCCACCCACCAGGAACTGCTGGATTATATGGCCTGGCAATTGATGTACAAGTACAACTGGAGCATAAAAAAGATGTTAAAACAACTGGTGATGGCCGCCACCTACCGCCAGGATTCTAAAGTATCAGACGAATTAAAAGAAAAAGACCTGTTTAACAAGTATTATGCAAGGGCCCCAAGGGTAAGGTTGAGTGCCGAGCAGATCAGGGACCAATGTTTAACGATCAGCGGGGTATTGAGCCCAAAAATGTATGGCCCCCCGGTGATGCCATGGCAGCCGGAAGGAATCTGGTTTTCGCCGTATAACCGTGCTAAATGGAAAAAAAGTGAGGGCAGCGACCAATACCGCCGGGGCATTTATACCTACTGGAAAAGAACGGCCCCATATCCATCAGCCATCGCCTTTGATGCGGCATCCCGTGTGGCCTGCAGTCCGCGGCGGATAAGGACCAACACACCTTTACAGGCGTTGGTAACCTTAAACGATTCTGCATATGTAGATATGGCCAGGCATTTTGTTGTCCGGATGCAGCACACAGGCGAAAAAAATGCATCCCTTAAAATCGCAAAAGGCTATTCTATGATGCTTTACAAGCCCATTCCGCAAAACAGACTAAAGATTTTTGAAGCATTGTATGACAAGGCCTTGCTGGCCTTTAAAAAAGATGCTGCCAGTGCATCCGCATTTATGGGAGATAAACAGAAACCGGTAAGGCCCGAAGATGCGGCCCTGGTACTGGTGGCCAATGCAATGTTAAATTTAGACGAGGTAGTAACCAAAAATTAA
- a CDS encoding phosphocholine-specific phospholipase C has translation MSKINRRKFIKLSAGAGLASAIWASWLEEALAVKAHNKTRSIKDVEHIVILMQENRSFDHYFGTMRGVRGFGDRFPIPLESGQRVFFQSDGRQVIPPYHASKKTSNAALISGTPHDFPDMQAAWNQGKYGFWPKFKTPFSMAYYTREEIPFQYALAEAFTISDAHHCSVATGTDPNRIMFWSGSNFNPEKRAAGINCTEEDSEPSNLRCWVKGGLPDPGYVYRGNAFKWPTIPDVLQEAGISWRIYQDPNDNWEGAMHGGLAFESFRNAKPGSPVYENGMKHWSLDDLKTQVKNNTLPAVSWVLPSQKNSEHPGAPSSPYRGSDFTHEVLKALTANPEVWSKTVFFLTFDENDGLFDHIPAPAVPSYNFDNTLAGKSTIDVAGMYFNNEAGTGRVPIPAYPPKPGAPVPEVKTRSFQDKRDTISGNLRPWGMGPRVPLYIISPWSKGGWVNSEVADHTSVGQFIEKRFGLTIPAISPWHRAVSSDLTSAFDFDRPNDPVFPKMPETANYAALDEASKKLPRATPPESPSRLYQEKGSRYSRALPYRLNTTLKPLKADKKVQLLFKNNGTAGVVFHVYDLKNLAQIPRRYTVEAGKFLQDEWNVKSDIYDLEVFGPNGYFHKFSGNLAQEEPLTDLEYDHSKGSLILHIFNPGKSAIEIAVASNAYGYPTQNMVCKAGTRKKLKWELLKSSNWYDFSLNTSNAFHYRLAGRIETGKPGISDPAMATEIGT, from the coding sequence ATGTCCAAGATCAACAGAAGAAAATTTATAAAACTCTCCGCAGGTGCTGGATTGGCCAGTGCCATTTGGGCCAGCTGGCTTGAAGAAGCTCTTGCCGTAAAAGCCCACAACAAAACAAGGTCAATTAAAGATGTTGAGCACATTGTTATCCTGATGCAGGAAAACCGTTCATTTGATCATTATTTTGGCACCATGCGTGGAGTGAGGGGCTTTGGCGACCGGTTTCCCATTCCTCTGGAAAGCGGACAGCGCGTTTTTTTTCAATCTGATGGGAGGCAGGTCATCCCACCTTATCATGCCAGTAAAAAAACAAGTAATGCGGCGCTGATCAGTGGAACACCACACGATTTTCCCGATATGCAGGCTGCCTGGAACCAGGGTAAATATGGGTTCTGGCCTAAGTTCAAAACTCCTTTTTCCATGGCCTATTATACCAGGGAGGAAATCCCCTTTCAATATGCACTGGCCGAGGCATTTACCATTTCCGATGCACACCATTGTTCTGTGGCCACCGGTACCGATCCGAACCGCATCATGTTCTGGTCCGGATCAAACTTTAACCCTGAAAAAAGGGCTGCAGGAATCAATTGTACGGAAGAGGATTCCGAACCTTCCAACCTTCGCTGCTGGGTTAAGGGCGGTCTGCCCGATCCGGGTTATGTTTACCGGGGGAACGCATTTAAATGGCCTACAATTCCTGATGTTCTTCAGGAAGCTGGGATAAGCTGGAGGATTTATCAAGACCCCAATGATAACTGGGAGGGTGCCATGCACGGTGGTTTGGCCTTCGAGAGTTTCCGGAATGCAAAACCGGGATCACCGGTTTATGAGAATGGAATGAAACACTGGTCGCTTGACGATCTTAAAACACAGGTTAAAAACAATACACTTCCGGCAGTGAGCTGGGTGCTTCCCTCGCAGAAAAACTCTGAACATCCCGGCGCTCCATCCAGTCCTTACAGGGGCTCTGATTTTACCCATGAGGTGCTTAAAGCACTAACTGCCAATCCTGAAGTTTGGAGCAAAACTGTTTTCTTCCTGACCTTTGACGAAAATGACGGACTTTTCGACCATATCCCAGCGCCGGCAGTCCCTTCCTATAACTTCGACAACACACTGGCCGGAAAATCTACCATTGATGTGGCCGGCATGTATTTTAATAACGAAGCAGGAACCGGGCGTGTTCCTATTCCGGCGTACCCGCCTAAACCCGGAGCACCGGTTCCGGAAGTTAAAACCCGCTCCTTCCAGGATAAAAGAGATACCATCAGCGGAAACCTGCGCCCATGGGGCATGGGGCCACGCGTGCCGCTGTATATCATATCGCCATGGAGCAAAGGGGGATGGGTGAACTCCGAAGTTGCAGACCATACTTCTGTAGGTCAGTTCATCGAAAAACGGTTTGGGCTAACCATTCCTGCAATAAGCCCATGGCATCGGGCCGTAAGCAGCGACCTTACTTCAGCTTTTGACTTTGATAGGCCTAATGATCCGGTTTTTCCAAAGATGCCGGAAACAGCCAATTATGCAGCGCTGGATGAGGCTTCAAAAAAATTACCCCGCGCTACCCCACCTGAATCACCTTCCCGCCTGTACCAGGAAAAAGGAAGCCGGTATTCAAGAGCTTTGCCATACCGGCTGAATACGACCTTAAAGCCCTTGAAAGCCGATAAGAAAGTACAGCTCCTGTTTAAGAACAATGGCACTGCAGGTGTGGTTTTCCATGTTTATGACCTCAAGAACCTTGCCCAGATCCCCAGAAGATATACAGTTGAGGCAGGTAAATTTTTACAGGATGAATGGAATGTCAAATCAGACATTTATGACCTTGAGGTATTTGGTCCAAACGGATACTTCCATAAATTCTCCGGAAATCTGGCTCAGGAAGAACCTTTAACAGATCTGGAGTATGACCACAGTAAAGGTAGCCTCATCCTCCATATATTCAACCCCGGAAAATCAGCTATAGAAATTGCTGTAGCTTCAAATGCCTATGGCTATCCCACACAAAACATGGTATGCAAGGCGGGTACCAGGAAGAAGTTGAAATGGGAACTGCTAAAAAGTTCCAACTGGTACGACTTTAGCCTGAACACTTCAAACGCCTTTCATTACCGGCTGGCAGGAAGGATAGAAACCGGAAAACCGGGGATCAGCGACCCGGCAATGGCTACCGAAATAGGAACTTAA
- a CDS encoding glycoside hydrolase family 2 TIM barrel-domain containing protein: MKNLKTYVAFLFLWLFGFVQLAVAQKAPWLDEKNSEENRLPMHAAYFVYENEAVAKLGDWKKSKNYINLNGAWKFKFVDCPAALPENYYALNFKDQDWDVFKIPATWEVNGYGYPIFVNYPNEFRDRMKPNPPLVPMDFNPTGVYRRQIEIGKDFAGKQVILHIGAAKSNIQIWVNGKYSGYGEDGKLPSEFDITKLVKQGQNLIVLKVMRWSDGTYLEDQDMWRVSGIVRDCYLLARNTIHLADIEIMPDLDAAYQNGLLHVKVSLSTPAKVTALFELRDGEKIVAKKNIAFDGKRNRAIDVSVNDPILWNAENPYLYQATFKLLDRSGKITEVISQKVGFRKVEMKNGLLLVNGKPILIKGVNRHEIDPVSGQTISKEIMLQDIRLMKKFNINAVRTSHYPNDPYWYELCDEYGIYMVAEANIESHGVGPLAYHEFNLTKGLGNVPSWRDAHMLRLKRAVERDKNHPSIVIWSLGNEAGAGYNFYETRQWLKQRDTTRLVQYEGAIIDYTRYITDWNTDIINPMYPEPDNMLAYAKSTPHPAKPFIMCEYAHSMGNSLGNFKDYWDLIRGNPHAFQGGFIWDFVDQGLLKITAQGDTIYTYGGDYGPPTAPSDNNSMSDGVFQSNRKPDPEAWEMKKVYQDIHSTWMGNNKVEIYNERFFTDLADVTLKWELMADGKIVQNGEVASLHVLPQKKETIALPLQMQTGEVFLNLTYLTKRAKNLVPAAHILAWEQLPVSGGQLQAVQVRGTEKLNYTKEADALSVSSANAALRFNKKTGLLSQYAVNGVNYLATATTLEPDFWRAPTDNDMGANLQKTLKDWKIAMKNMQLTAFDVNQNNNIVTVKASYNLAEVMAKLNISYQINATGEILVKQDLTADTTQKTGPMLFKFGMKMILPPGFENLDYYGRGPFENYQDRYTAALIGIYHQSVKAQFNAYTRPQETGTKTDVRWLELKNEQGKGIRVEAAVPLTTSALHFYTEDLDDGEEKHQRHSGELKPRKETQLNIDFKQMGVGSVNSWGELPLKQYLLPYQNYSYQYKIIPLN, from the coding sequence ATGAAGAACCTCAAAACCTATGTTGCATTTTTATTCTTGTGGCTATTTGGCTTTGTCCAGCTTGCTGTTGCCCAGAAAGCACCCTGGCTTGATGAAAAAAACAGTGAAGAAAACAGGCTGCCTATGCATGCCGCTTACTTTGTTTATGAAAACGAAGCAGTGGCCAAATTGGGTGACTGGAAAAAATCAAAAAATTACATTAATTTAAATGGCGCCTGGAAATTTAAGTTTGTTGATTGTCCTGCCGCCTTACCGGAAAATTATTATGCCCTTAATTTTAAAGACCAGGATTGGGATGTGTTTAAAATTCCGGCCACCTGGGAAGTAAATGGCTATGGATATCCAATTTTTGTAAACTATCCGAATGAATTTCGTGACCGGATGAAACCCAATCCTCCACTGGTACCAATGGATTTTAACCCCACGGGCGTTTACCGCAGGCAAATTGAAATCGGTAAAGACTTTGCCGGAAAGCAAGTTATCTTACACATTGGCGCAGCAAAATCGAACATCCAGATTTGGGTGAACGGAAAATATTCCGGCTATGGCGAAGATGGAAAACTACCTTCAGAATTTGACATCACCAAATTGGTAAAACAGGGCCAAAATTTAATTGTGCTTAAAGTAATGCGCTGGAGCGACGGTACTTACTTAGAAGATCAGGACATGTGGCGGGTAAGTGGTATTGTCCGCGATTGTTACCTGCTGGCCAGGAACACCATCCATTTAGCAGACATTGAAATTATGCCGGATTTAGATGCAGCCTATCAGAACGGATTGCTGCATGTTAAAGTTTCACTCAGTACACCGGCAAAGGTTACTGCACTTTTCGAATTGCGTGATGGCGAAAAAATAGTGGCCAAAAAAAATATTGCCTTTGATGGTAAGCGCAACAGGGCAATTGATGTGAGCGTAAACGATCCCATATTATGGAATGCAGAAAATCCATATCTATACCAGGCAACCTTCAAATTATTGGACCGGTCAGGCAAAATTACCGAAGTTATTTCACAGAAGGTAGGCTTTAGAAAGGTAGAAATGAAGAATGGGCTGTTATTGGTAAATGGAAAGCCAATTCTGATCAAAGGGGTAAACCGGCACGAAATAGACCCGGTTTCCGGGCAAACGATCTCGAAAGAAATTATGTTGCAGGACATCAGGCTGATGAAAAAATTTAATATCAATGCAGTAAGAACAAGCCATTACCCGAATGACCCGTATTGGTACGAACTCTGTGATGAATATGGCATTTACATGGTGGCAGAAGCCAATATAGAATCACATGGCGTGGGCCCGCTGGCATACCATGAATTCAACCTTACAAAAGGGCTGGGTAATGTTCCATCCTGGCGCGATGCCCATATGCTTCGCTTAAAAAGAGCAGTTGAGCGTGATAAGAACCATCCTTCAATTGTCATATGGAGCCTGGGCAATGAAGCAGGGGCAGGCTATAATTTTTATGAAACCAGACAGTGGCTGAAACAACGGGATACCACCCGGCTGGTGCAATACGAAGGCGCCATTATCGATTATACCAGGTACATTACCGATTGGAATACCGACATCATTAACCCCATGTACCCAGAGCCAGACAACATGCTGGCCTATGCAAAAAGTACACCTCATCCTGCAAAACCTTTCATTATGTGCGAATATGCCCATTCTATGGGAAATTCGTTGGGTAATTTTAAAGATTATTGGGATCTGATCAGAGGCAACCCTCATGCTTTTCAGGGTGGTTTCATTTGGGATTTTGTAGACCAGGGCCTGCTTAAAATCACGGCACAAGGTGATACGATCTATACCTATGGAGGAGATTACGGGCCGCCAACAGCGCCAAGCGATAACAATTCAATGAGCGATGGCGTGTTCCAATCCAACAGAAAACCCGATCCTGAGGCCTGGGAAATGAAAAAAGTTTATCAGGACATTCACAGTACCTGGATGGGGAACAACAAAGTTGAAATTTATAACGAACGCTTTTTTACTGATTTAGCTGATGTAACCTTAAAATGGGAATTAATGGCAGATGGGAAAATCGTCCAAAACGGCGAAGTAGCATCACTTCATGTGCTGCCGCAAAAAAAAGAGACCATTGCCCTGCCACTGCAGATGCAAACAGGGGAAGTTTTTTTAAACCTGACTTATCTAACAAAGCGGGCTAAAAACCTTGTTCCGGCTGCCCATATCCTGGCCTGGGAACAATTGCCGGTTTCAGGCGGCCAGCTGCAGGCAGTGCAGGTACGTGGAACCGAAAAGCTAAACTACACAAAAGAAGCAGACGCCCTATCAGTTTCTTCTGCGAATGCCGCACTCAGGTTTAATAAAAAAACAGGCCTGCTGAGCCAGTATGCCGTAAATGGAGTAAATTACCTGGCAACAGCAACAACCCTCGAACCTGATTTCTGGCGTGCACCAACCGATAACGACATGGGCGCCAATTTGCAGAAAACGCTTAAAGATTGGAAAATTGCCATGAAAAATATGCAGTTAACGGCTTTTGATGTCAACCAAAACAACAACATAGTTACCGTAAAAGCCAGCTACAACCTGGCCGAGGTTATGGCTAAACTGAACATCAGCTATCAAATTAATGCCACCGGAGAAATACTGGTAAAGCAGGACTTAACAGCCGATACCACACAAAAAACAGGCCCGATGCTGTTTAAATTTGGTATGAAAATGATTCTTCCCCCTGGTTTTGAAAATTTAGATTATTATGGAAGAGGACCGTTTGAAAACTATCAGGATCGTTATACGGCTGCATTGATTGGTATTTATCACCAATCCGTAAAGGCACAATTTAATGCCTACACCAGGCCTCAGGAAACCGGAACCAAAACCGATGTCAGGTGGCTTGAACTTAAAAATGAACAAGGAAAAGGGATCAGGGTTGAGGCAGCAGTGCCCTTAACTACAAGCGCTTTACATTTTTATACTGAAGATCTTGATGATGGTGAGGAAAAGCACCAGCGCCATTCAGGAGAACTTAAACCAAGAAAAGAGACACAACTGAATATCGATTTTAAACAAATGGGTGTTGGAAGTGTAAACAGCTGGGGCGAATTGCCGCTAAAACAATATTTGTTGCCTTACCAGAACTATAGCTACCAGTATAAGATAATTCCTTTAAATTAG
- a CDS encoding family 20 glycosylhydrolase, producing the protein MMPSLNKTIVLLFLVLTGIAHCVYSQSSVAIVPTPLNMLPGKGNFTFSALTVIRTAHPEDPAVRFLQNYLLEQWRYRNPVQSSSKAVGSSLLEITGEGTEGFEAEEYELVVSPAKITLKGKGAGLFYGIQSLIQLFPNQRSGTASLPCIKIKDRPRFGYRGLMLDVSRHFFTVRQVKDLLDLMAQYKLNRFHWHLTDDQGWRIEIRSYPKLTEVGAWRVPRLGDFNQMIDPPKPGEKATDGGYYTQEEIKEVVRYASERQIEVIPEIDVPGHCMAAIAAYPELSVTKNPETKVNPGSSFARWFPGGGFEMYVDNALNPTDEKVYQFLDQVIGEVAQLFPYKYLHIGGDECYKGFWEKDAGVQAFMKRMNIKDMHALQSYFIGRVNDIVRAKNKQLIGWDEILEGGATKGVAVMNRFGAKSAGEQARQQIPLVMAPGNQGLYFDYAQSASDMEPINHGGYSPLWKSYNYDPVPPGLSKTEAQYILGVEGCIWTEHIGTVSKLQYMILPRMLGLAETGWSEVQRKNYEHFSKNVLPVHLERFEQSGANYRVPNAFSYTDTVLVGTSFNFNLIPPVPGSKIYYTLNNKMPGDFDHEYKQPMDFVMPESASRVLKTIVITPSGRRSVVTRTVMYNPKLLPSLSSANLRRGLKYKVYKDSLTSLTQPLVVKDVDSGITKTITLPEKYAGKSKGLIAFEGFISMPKDDVYHFSSANKSVQIYIGGKLAFDSENPKSDKPLPLFLQKGQHQIQVNYLFRAENPKLALFFRSHSAGEIAISESMLAH; encoded by the coding sequence ATGATGCCTTCCCTTAATAAAACCATTGTCCTTTTATTTCTTGTTCTGACAGGAATTGCACATTGTGTGTATTCCCAGTCTTCAGTTGCCATTGTACCAACACCTTTAAACATGCTGCCTGGGAAAGGAAACTTTACTTTCAGCGCTTTAACGGTGATCCGGACAGCACATCCTGAAGACCCTGCTGTGCGATTTCTGCAGAATTACTTGTTGGAACAATGGAGGTACCGTAACCCCGTACAAAGCAGTAGTAAAGCTGTAGGTTCTTCACTGCTCGAGATTACAGGGGAAGGAACTGAGGGATTTGAAGCAGAGGAATACGAGTTGGTAGTTTCGCCCGCAAAGATCACGCTGAAAGGGAAAGGGGCAGGATTGTTTTATGGTATCCAAAGCCTGATCCAGCTGTTCCCGAATCAACGTTCGGGAACAGCTTCATTGCCCTGTATAAAAATTAAAGACCGGCCACGTTTTGGTTACCGGGGCCTGATGTTGGATGTGTCCCGCCATTTTTTTACAGTGCGGCAGGTAAAAGACCTGCTCGATCTGATGGCGCAATATAAATTAAACCGGTTTCACTGGCACCTCACAGATGATCAGGGTTGGCGGATTGAGATCAGGAGCTATCCCAAACTTACCGAAGTAGGGGCCTGGCGGGTACCCCGTCTGGGCGATTTCAATCAAATGATCGACCCACCAAAACCTGGCGAAAAAGCTACTGATGGGGGGTATTACACCCAGGAGGAAATTAAAGAGGTCGTACGCTACGCTTCTGAACGGCAAATAGAAGTGATACCTGAAATTGATGTCCCTGGGCATTGCATGGCTGCTATTGCAGCTTATCCGGAATTGTCGGTCACCAAAAATCCAGAAACAAAAGTAAACCCGGGCAGCAGTTTTGCCAGATGGTTTCCTGGTGGTGGATTTGAAATGTATGTAGACAATGCACTAAACCCTACAGACGAGAAGGTATACCAGTTTCTGGACCAGGTAATTGGCGAAGTGGCGCAGCTGTTTCCCTATAAATATCTCCATATCGGAGGAGACGAATGTTACAAGGGCTTTTGGGAGAAAGATGCCGGGGTACAGGCATTTATGAAAAGAATGAACATCAAAGATATGCATGCCCTGCAAAGCTATTTCATTGGCAGGGTGAACGATATTGTACGTGCCAAAAATAAACAGCTGATTGGCTGGGATGAAATCCTGGAAGGGGGGGCTACCAAAGGGGTGGCCGTGATGAACAGGTTTGGGGCAAAAAGTGCAGGGGAGCAGGCCAGGCAGCAGATCCCACTGGTAATGGCCCCTGGCAATCAGGGTTTGTATTTCGATTATGCCCAGAGTGCTTCTGATATGGAGCCCATCAACCATGGGGGCTACTCACCGTTGTGGAAGTCGTACAATTACGATCCGGTACCCCCCGGTCTGAGCAAAACAGAAGCGCAGTATATCCTCGGCGTGGAAGGCTGCATCTGGACAGAACACATCGGCACAGTATCAAAGCTTCAATATATGATATTGCCCAGAATGCTTGGGCTGGCCGAAACCGGCTGGTCTGAAGTTCAGCGCAAAAACTATGAGCATTTTTCTAAAAACGTTTTGCCGGTACATTTGGAGCGTTTTGAGCAATCAGGGGCAAATTACCGGGTGCCCAATGCCTTCAGCTATACGGATACGGTGCTTGTCGGTACCTCATTTAATTTTAACCTTATTCCGCCTGTTCCGGGAAGCAAGATCTATTATACATTGAACAATAAGATGCCGGGTGATTTTGACCATGAGTATAAACAGCCCATGGATTTTGTAATGCCAGAAAGTGCAAGCAGGGTATTAAAAACAATCGTAATTACCCCTTCGGGCAGAAGAAGTGTAGTTACCCGGACAGTCATGTACAATCCGAAACTATTACCGTCATTGTCGTCTGCAAACTTAAGGAGAGGTTTGAAATACAAAGTTTATAAAGACAGCCTTACCTCTTTAACACAGCCCCTTGTGGTAAAGGATGTTGATTCTGGTATAACTAAAACTATAACGTTGCCCGAGAAATATGCCGGTAAATCCAAAGGCCTGATTGCTTTTGAAGGTTTCATATCAATGCCTAAGGATGATGTGTATCATTTTTCTTCGGCAAATAAGTCCGTTCAGATCTATATAGGCGGAAAACTTGCCTTTGATTCAGAAAATCCTAAATCCGACAAGCCTTTACCTCTGTTTCTTCAGAAAGGCCAACATCAAATACAAGTTAATTACCTGTTTAGGGCCGAAAACCCCAAATTAGCCTTGTTTTTTAGGAGTCATTCCGCCGGCGAGATAGCCATTTCTGAAAGTATGTTAGCCCATTAA